In Actinoplanes sp. NBC_00393, a single genomic region encodes these proteins:
- a CDS encoding response regulator transcription factor, whose product MTVRVLLADDEALVRAGLRLLVDNEPDLLVVGEAVDGLEAVLLAGRTAPDVVLMDIRMPRLDGIEAARRILAAHPESRVIMLTTFREDRYLQEALRSGVSGFLLKVSPPQQMLDAIRIVADGGGLLDPSVTLRVIESFAGHPGRTTRADELSRLSPRELDVLALVARGLSNAEIAARLYIGEATVKTHVANFLTKLNLRDRVQAVAFAYESGLIRPGET is encoded by the coding sequence ATGACCGTACGCGTGCTGCTCGCCGACGACGAAGCACTGGTCCGGGCCGGGCTGCGGCTGCTCGTCGACAACGAACCCGACCTGCTCGTGGTCGGCGAAGCCGTCGACGGCCTGGAAGCGGTGCTACTGGCCGGACGCACCGCGCCGGACGTCGTGCTGATGGACATCCGCATGCCCCGCCTGGACGGCATCGAGGCGGCCCGCCGGATCCTCGCCGCCCACCCGGAGTCGCGGGTGATCATGCTGACCACGTTCCGGGAGGACCGCTACCTGCAGGAGGCACTGCGCTCCGGGGTGAGCGGCTTCCTGCTGAAGGTCTCCCCACCCCAGCAGATGCTCGACGCCATCCGCATCGTCGCCGACGGCGGCGGCCTCCTCGACCCGTCAGTCACGCTGCGAGTCATCGAATCCTTCGCCGGCCATCCCGGCCGCACCACCCGAGCCGACGAACTGTCCCGGCTCTCCCCACGCGAACTGGACGTCCTCGCCTTGGTAGCCCGCGGCCTGTCCAACGCGGAGATCGCCGCCAGGCTCTACATCGGCGAGGCCACCGTGAAAACCCATGTAGCCAACTTCCTGACAAAGCTGAACTTACGCGACCGCGTGCAGGCGGTGGCGTTCGCCTACGAGAGCGGCCTGATCCGCCCCGGCGAGACGTGA
- a CDS encoding RICIN domain-containing protein, translated as MTSSKSSSPPRRRWRPALIGVVVTALAGVGAVVGLQQANAATVNTNAWYVFVNRHSGKAMDVYNLATTAGSGIAQFTRNDGNWQQWQFVDAGSGWYKIRSRHSGLFLELPNTNDGTQLVQNADNGTTRQQFTLKDSASGDVRFINRHSGKALDLWEWSTADGAIISQFADADGANQRWQMIQVGTGTGGGGGTGSGCGSGTFQSEVTVSGSTWTARNASGASVYSGSDFRAAVQAGIGSLTAGRTSMQRVVVRGNGSMTAGSRISLANYTSLSVCGTINVTGSGSGDYAPIYARGVSNIEIPYLNVTGAPIYGIFMRNVTNVWLGQIDMRLSAGLGVRIDNRGDTSQWTRNVKIDNVYVQGASSHAVETYGVDGITIGTVTARSVGESGLLLNQTINATVGTVDAENAGAGTGYAAFRMANRNGRVGSSYPNNIKVGTVKARGGGRGIFCVSESGGFTIDRVDIANTGNNSVLLENCYNGLLAGVSGTISGGGEVRIAARTEFPPSSGIRFQNLTVSNTNITWSPCTGSNNTISNVTRTNSTLTWC; from the coding sequence ATGACTTCGTCCAAGTCCTCATCCCCACCCCGCCGGCGCTGGCGGCCCGCCCTCATCGGCGTCGTCGTGACCGCACTGGCCGGCGTCGGCGCGGTGGTCGGCCTGCAGCAGGCCAACGCCGCGACGGTCAACACCAACGCCTGGTACGTCTTCGTCAACCGGCACAGCGGCAAGGCGATGGACGTCTACAACCTGGCGACCACCGCCGGGTCCGGCATCGCCCAGTTCACCCGCAACGACGGCAACTGGCAGCAGTGGCAGTTCGTCGACGCCGGCAGCGGGTGGTACAAGATCCGCAGCCGGCACAGCGGCCTGTTCCTCGAGCTGCCGAACACCAACGACGGCACCCAGCTGGTGCAGAACGCCGACAACGGCACCACCCGCCAGCAGTTCACCCTCAAGGACTCCGCCAGCGGTGACGTGCGGTTCATCAACCGGCACAGCGGCAAGGCCCTCGACCTGTGGGAGTGGTCCACCGCCGACGGCGCGATCATCTCCCAGTTCGCCGACGCCGACGGCGCCAACCAGCGCTGGCAGATGATCCAGGTCGGCACCGGCACCGGCGGAGGCGGCGGCACGGGCAGCGGCTGCGGCAGCGGCACGTTCCAGTCCGAGGTGACCGTCAGCGGCAGCACCTGGACCGCCCGTAACGCCTCCGGCGCCAGCGTCTACAGCGGCAGCGACTTCCGCGCGGCCGTGCAGGCCGGCATCGGCAGCCTGACCGCCGGGCGTACGTCGATGCAGCGGGTCGTGGTCCGCGGCAACGGCAGCATGACCGCCGGCAGCCGGATCTCGCTGGCCAACTACACGTCGCTGTCGGTCTGCGGCACGATCAACGTGACCGGTTCGGGCAGCGGCGACTACGCCCCGATCTACGCGCGCGGGGTCAGCAACATCGAGATCCCGTACCTGAACGTCACCGGCGCGCCGATCTACGGCATCTTCATGCGCAACGTCACCAACGTCTGGCTCGGCCAGATCGACATGCGGCTCAGCGCCGGCCTCGGCGTGCGCATCGACAACCGCGGCGACACCAGCCAGTGGACCCGCAACGTCAAGATCGACAATGTGTACGTCCAGGGCGCCAGCTCCCACGCGGTGGAGACCTACGGCGTCGACGGCATCACGATCGGCACCGTGACCGCGCGCAGCGTCGGCGAGTCCGGCCTGCTGCTGAACCAGACGATCAACGCCACGGTCGGCACCGTCGACGCGGAGAACGCCGGCGCAGGCACCGGTTACGCCGCGTTCCGGATGGCCAACCGCAACGGCCGGGTCGGCAGCTCCTACCCGAACAACATCAAGGTCGGCACGGTCAAGGCCCGCGGCGGCGGCCGCGGCATCTTCTGCGTCTCGGAGAGCGGCGGCTTCACCATCGACCGGGTCGACATCGCCAACACCGGCAACAACTCGGTCCTGCTGGAGAACTGCTACAACGGCTTGCTGGCCGGCGTCTCCGGCACCATCAGCGGCGGCGGCGAGGTGCGCATCGCGGCCCGCACCGAGTTCCCGCCGTCGTCCGGGATCCGCTTCCAGAACCTGACGGTCTCCAACACCAACATCACGTGGAGCCCGTGCACCGGCTCCAACAACACCATCAGCAACGTCACCCGTACGAATTCCACCCTGACCTGGTGTTGA
- a CDS encoding zinc-dependent alcohol dehydrogenase yields the protein MKALQWQGVNKLSVGTVPDPELRNPGDIIVKVTRTVTCGSDLHLIGGYIPFMEKGDVLGHEFLGEVVEVGPDVRRHRVGDRVVVSSFISCGSCWYCDQKLYSLCDNGNTNPAITETMWGHAPGGCFGYSHAMGGNAGSHAEYIRVPFADVGAFTVPDSVSDERALFASDSAATGWMGADLGGVKPGDVVAVWGAGAVGQMAARAAVLLGADRVIVIDRLENRLQQVRRHAGAETLNYEQTDISGELRELSGGRGPDVCIEAVGMEAHSPGAHFGYDQIKQQLRLQTDRPIAVREAIHACRKGGSVFVLGVYAGFVDKFPLGALMNKGLTVRGAQMHGQRYIPMLLDRMAKGDLVTEHLATHVLPLDRGPEGYRIFKEKEDDCVRAVFLP from the coding sequence GTGAAGGCGCTGCAGTGGCAGGGCGTCAACAAACTGTCGGTCGGCACGGTTCCGGACCCGGAGCTGCGCAATCCCGGCGACATCATCGTGAAGGTGACCCGAACCGTGACGTGCGGTTCGGACCTGCATCTGATCGGCGGTTACATCCCGTTCATGGAGAAGGGCGACGTGCTGGGGCACGAGTTCCTCGGCGAGGTGGTCGAGGTCGGCCCGGACGTGCGCCGGCACCGGGTCGGCGACCGGGTGGTGGTGTCGTCGTTCATCTCCTGCGGCTCCTGCTGGTACTGCGACCAGAAGCTGTACTCGCTCTGCGACAACGGCAACACGAACCCGGCGATCACCGAGACGATGTGGGGCCACGCCCCGGGCGGCTGCTTCGGCTACTCGCACGCGATGGGTGGCAACGCGGGCAGTCACGCCGAGTACATCCGGGTGCCGTTCGCGGACGTGGGCGCGTTCACCGTGCCGGACTCCGTCTCCGACGAGCGGGCCCTGTTCGCCTCCGATTCGGCGGCCACCGGCTGGATGGGCGCCGACCTGGGCGGCGTGAAGCCGGGTGACGTGGTCGCGGTGTGGGGCGCCGGCGCAGTCGGTCAGATGGCGGCGCGGGCGGCGGTGCTGCTCGGCGCCGACCGGGTGATCGTCATCGACCGCCTGGAGAACCGGCTGCAGCAGGTGCGCCGGCACGCCGGGGCCGAGACGCTGAACTACGAGCAGACCGACATCTCCGGTGAGCTGCGCGAACTCAGCGGCGGCCGGGGGCCGGACGTGTGCATCGAAGCGGTCGGCATGGAGGCCCACTCCCCCGGCGCGCACTTCGGCTACGACCAGATCAAGCAGCAGCTGCGGCTGCAGACCGACCGGCCGATCGCCGTGCGGGAGGCGATCCACGCCTGCCGCAAGGGCGGCTCGGTGTTCGTTCTGGGGGTCTACGCCGGGTTCGTGGACAAGTTCCCGCTGGGTGCGCTGATGAACAAGGGCCTCACGGTACGCGGCGCGCAGATGCACGGTCAGCGGTACATCCCGATGCTGCTGGACCGGATGGCCAAGGGTGACCTGGTGACCGAGCATCTCGCCACGCATGTCCTGCCGTTGGACCGGGGTCCGGAGGGCTACCGCATCTTCAAGGAGAAGGAGGACGACTGCGTCCGCGCGGTTTTCCTCCCGTAG
- a CDS encoding glycoside hydrolase family 9 protein, whose amino-acid sequence MKKLGSVLAAAALGVGLLWVASPSDAAAAPPYSYGEALQKSLLFYEAQVAGKKPAWNRVSWRGDSAMTDGADVGLDLTGGWFDAGDHVKFGLPMAFTTTMLAWGAVENRAAYASSGQLTHLLNNLRVPNDYFIKAHPSANVLYGQVGKGDDDHKWWGPAEVMPMARPAYKIDASCGGSELAAETAAAMAASSLVFRPTDAAYADKLLTHAKQLYTFADTVRKNYHECITDVTSFYRSWSGYADELVWGAIWLHRATGDASYLAKAEAGYDAQGNENQTSTKMYKWTISWDNKQYGNYVLLAQLTGKQKYLDDANRWLDWFTVGVNGEKVRTSPGGMVVVDSWGALRYASNTAFVALVHSDHLSDATRKQRYHDFAVRQINYALGDNPRSSSYVIGFGANSPKNPHHRTAHGSWWDSQQVPEQTRHVLYGALVGGPSSPDDKYTDSRGDYVMNEVATDYNAGFTSAVARLYGEFGGAPLAGFPVASPPDIPELSVETTVMQNETRSTGVKVIVYNKSAFPAKALTAGKFRYYFTRDDSSALQVSSPYTQGCPGPTAAKQHSGNVWYVEVDCAGYTIAPAGQSAHRMEVQLKIGVAEGGTWNPANDPSYQAAAGPNTGVTLYDGSTLVWGAEPDGTQPSPSPSVSVSPSPSASVSPSPSASPSVSPSVSPSQSPATGCRVAYTTNSWSTGFTGTVTITNGPAAISNWTLTWPWTAGQQVTQGWSATVTQSGTQVTATNASWNGSLPAGGTVSFGFNGTHTGANPAPASFTLNGTACTV is encoded by the coding sequence ATGAAGAAACTGGGCAGCGTTCTGGCGGCTGCCGCGCTCGGCGTGGGGCTGCTCTGGGTGGCCTCGCCATCGGATGCGGCGGCGGCGCCGCCCTACAGCTACGGCGAAGCCCTGCAGAAGTCACTGCTGTTCTACGAGGCCCAGGTGGCCGGCAAGAAGCCGGCCTGGAACCGGGTGTCCTGGCGCGGCGACTCGGCCATGACCGACGGCGCCGACGTCGGCCTGGACCTGACCGGCGGCTGGTTCGACGCCGGGGACCATGTGAAGTTCGGGCTGCCGATGGCGTTCACCACCACGATGCTGGCCTGGGGCGCGGTGGAGAACCGGGCGGCGTACGCGAGCTCCGGCCAGCTGACCCACCTGCTGAACAACCTGCGGGTGCCGAACGACTACTTCATCAAGGCGCACCCCAGCGCGAACGTGCTGTACGGGCAGGTCGGCAAGGGCGACGACGACCACAAGTGGTGGGGTCCGGCCGAGGTGATGCCGATGGCACGTCCGGCGTACAAAATCGATGCGAGCTGTGGTGGCAGCGAGCTGGCGGCGGAAACCGCGGCCGCGATGGCTGCCAGCTCGCTGGTGTTCCGGCCGACCGATGCGGCGTACGCCGACAAGCTGCTCACCCACGCGAAGCAGCTGTACACGTTCGCCGACACGGTCCGGAAGAACTACCACGAGTGCATCACCGACGTGACCTCGTTCTACCGCTCGTGGAGTGGGTACGCGGACGAGCTGGTCTGGGGCGCGATCTGGCTGCACCGGGCCACCGGCGACGCGTCCTACCTGGCGAAGGCCGAGGCCGGTTACGACGCGCAGGGCAACGAGAACCAGACCAGCACCAAGATGTACAAGTGGACGATCTCCTGGGACAACAAGCAGTACGGGAACTACGTGCTGCTGGCCCAGCTGACCGGCAAGCAGAAGTATCTCGACGACGCGAACCGGTGGCTCGACTGGTTCACCGTCGGTGTCAACGGCGAGAAGGTGCGCACCTCGCCGGGCGGGATGGTGGTCGTCGACTCGTGGGGCGCGTTGCGCTACGCGTCCAACACCGCGTTCGTCGCGCTGGTGCACAGCGACCACCTCAGCGACGCGACCCGCAAGCAGCGCTACCACGACTTCGCGGTCCGGCAGATCAACTATGCGCTCGGTGACAACCCGCGCAGCTCCAGCTACGTGATCGGGTTCGGCGCCAACTCGCCGAAGAACCCCCATCACCGTACGGCGCACGGCTCCTGGTGGGACAGCCAGCAGGTGCCGGAGCAGACCCGCCATGTTCTGTACGGTGCGCTGGTCGGCGGACCGTCCTCGCCGGACGACAAGTACACCGACAGCCGCGGCGACTACGTGATGAACGAGGTGGCGACCGACTACAACGCCGGGTTCACCTCGGCCGTGGCGCGGCTGTACGGCGAGTTCGGCGGCGCTCCCCTGGCCGGCTTCCCGGTCGCTTCGCCGCCGGATATTCCTGAACTGTCAGTCGAGACCACGGTCATGCAGAACGAGACCCGCTCGACCGGCGTGAAGGTGATCGTCTACAACAAGTCGGCGTTCCCGGCGAAGGCGTTGACCGCCGGCAAGTTCCGGTACTACTTCACCCGCGACGACAGTTCGGCGCTGCAGGTCAGCTCGCCGTACACGCAGGGCTGCCCCGGACCGACCGCGGCGAAGCAGCACTCCGGCAACGTCTGGTACGTCGAGGTGGACTGCGCCGGGTACACGATCGCGCCGGCCGGCCAGTCGGCGCACCGGATGGAGGTGCAGCTCAAGATCGGGGTGGCCGAGGGCGGCACGTGGAACCCGGCCAACGACCCGTCCTACCAGGCGGCGGCCGGCCCGAACACCGGGGTGACGCTGTACGACGGCTCGACGCTGGTGTGGGGCGCGGAGCCGGACGGCACCCAGCCGTCGCCGTCCCCCTCGGTATCGGTCTCCCCCTCACCGTCGGCGTCTGTTTCACCATCGCCTTCAGCGTCGCCTTCGGTGTCGCCTTCGGTGTCGCCGTCCCAGTCGCCGGCTACCGGCTGCCGGGTCGCCTACACCACGAACAGCTGGTCCACCGGCTTCACCGGGACCGTGACGATCACCAACGGACCGGCCGCGATCAGCAACTGGACGCTGACCTGGCCCTGGACCGCCGGGCAGCAGGTGACGCAGGGCTGGTCGGCCACGGTCACCCAGTCCGGCACGCAGGTGACCGCCACGAACGCCTCGTGGAACGGCAGCCTGCCCGCGGGTGGCACGGTGAGCTTCGGTTTCAACGGCACCCACACCGGCGCGAACCCGGCGCCGGCGTCGTTCACCTTGAACGGCACGGCCTGCACCGTCTGA
- a CDS encoding asparagine synthase-related protein, producing MTSAGEPAFRSRPYVCGVLGPADPAASSRLLRDSPGGLRELVHTDRLRLWASGELEQWHRGDEKGYFWAANASGPAPSSWRDAAQDRLAAGVILSPESATLHTCALGMQEIYVRRLGAAVYFSVRIEPLLQLDDALLHPDEQAWASIICLGYPLGEATPFAEVRRMRAATAWEATTGGLERRSFEPCYLEAQAPERFSPSDMAALLTDRMPAAPWLGSVHSTLSGGWDSRLLAGLLARSGQRTRAWTTSPDDGRDHDLELAGPVARALRMRHRTVVPGEQAWLQDVRQAGRRVQYQASMHTWLMPLAHRLHRVRGPLVDGLAGDVLLKSLFVTPEILDSRTPAVLRSRLWDSLSRGRVSLPGMFAPEAAARLEQLSRESFDEVTGHLDGHPAAATLSVLLSRTMRGVAISPMLLFAPECDVHLPFADPRVLMAALRVPAHRKMGGAYYRELLDVAVGPEVGQLPSTNDPRPRQPFGYRRQASPQAVSWMADTIGNDDAVRRMIGPKMRAALANPADERLRSQSGLLAMLQAVTMLAMWRSAYAARVTPDVPLLSATP from the coding sequence GTGACCTCTGCTGGTGAGCCCGCGTTCCGTTCCCGGCCGTACGTCTGCGGCGTCCTCGGACCAGCGGATCCGGCCGCATCGTCCCGGCTGCTCCGGGATTCCCCGGGCGGGCTGCGGGAACTCGTGCACACCGACCGTCTCCGGCTGTGGGCGTCAGGAGAGCTGGAGCAGTGGCACCGCGGCGACGAGAAGGGATACTTCTGGGCCGCCAACGCTTCCGGACCGGCTCCGTCCTCGTGGCGGGACGCCGCCCAGGACCGGCTCGCGGCCGGGGTGATCCTGTCCCCCGAGTCGGCGACGCTGCACACGTGCGCCCTCGGGATGCAGGAGATCTACGTGCGACGGCTGGGCGCGGCCGTCTACTTCTCGGTCCGCATCGAGCCACTGCTGCAGCTGGACGACGCGCTGCTGCATCCCGACGAGCAGGCCTGGGCGAGCATCATCTGCCTCGGCTATCCCCTCGGGGAGGCGACCCCGTTCGCCGAGGTCCGGCGCATGCGGGCCGCCACGGCCTGGGAGGCGACGACCGGCGGGCTCGAGCGGCGGTCGTTCGAGCCGTGCTATCTCGAGGCGCAGGCGCCGGAGCGGTTCAGCCCGTCCGACATGGCGGCGCTGCTGACGGACCGGATGCCCGCGGCGCCGTGGCTCGGCTCGGTGCACAGCACGCTCAGCGGCGGCTGGGACTCCCGGCTTCTGGCCGGGCTGCTCGCCCGGTCCGGCCAGCGGACCCGGGCCTGGACCACCAGCCCGGACGACGGCCGCGATCACGACCTCGAACTGGCCGGACCGGTCGCGCGGGCCCTGCGCATGCGGCACCGGACGGTCGTGCCCGGAGAACAGGCGTGGCTGCAGGACGTCCGGCAGGCCGGCCGGCGGGTGCAGTACCAGGCGTCGATGCACACCTGGCTGATGCCGCTGGCCCACCGCCTGCACCGGGTACGCGGGCCACTCGTCGACGGGCTGGCCGGTGACGTTCTCCTGAAGAGCCTGTTCGTGACGCCGGAGATCCTGGACAGCCGCACACCCGCCGTGCTGCGCAGCCGGCTCTGGGATTCGTTGTCCCGGGGCCGGGTGAGCCTGCCCGGCATGTTCGCCCCCGAGGCCGCGGCCCGGCTGGAACAACTGAGCCGCGAGTCGTTCGACGAGGTCACCGGACACCTCGACGGGCACCCGGCGGCGGCGACCCTGAGTGTCCTGCTGAGCCGCACGATGCGCGGCGTGGCGATCTCGCCGATGCTGCTCTTCGCCCCGGAGTGCGACGTGCATCTGCCCTTCGCCGACCCGCGGGTCCTGATGGCGGCGCTGCGGGTGCCGGCACACCGCAAGATGGGCGGCGCCTACTACCGTGAGTTGCTCGACGTGGCGGTGGGCCCGGAGGTAGGACAGCTGCCCTCGACCAACGACCCGCGGCCCAGGCAGCCCTTCGGCTACCGGCGGCAGGCCAGCCCGCAGGCCGTGAGCTGGATGGCTGACACGATCGGCAACGATGACGCGGTACGCCGCATGATCGGCCCGAAGATGCGCGCCGCGCTGGCGAACCCGGCCGACGAGCGACTGCGGTCGCAGTCCGGTCTGCTGGCCATGCTGCAGGCGGTCACCATGCTCGCGATGTGGCGCTCGGCGTACGCCGCACGAGTCACACCGGACGTACCGCTCCTCTCCGCAACGCCGTGA
- a CDS encoding methyl-accepting chemotaxis protein, whose amino-acid sequence MESMSRGAPGDRRGVIGWLNDLRVSTKILMAVLVVALIGTGVSSFAVVEMAKINHSTDVVYNGSLQLETIAKMRNAFNRARINSLNHFLSDDADVKAAAEKSLTADLKEIEEAETAYKAFELGPIRVAALADFDEAWGQYVAVLDDKLLPLSRDGEDARIATVRETEIDPLVARAREAMDALSQQTIVKAHEQQTAAESAYSTARNLVISLIIAGLAIGALAATGIARLITKPLAHCVKVLISIRDGDLTARTGLKTKDEVGVLAQALDTSTEAVAGMVRQVAENAHHVAAASEELSSVSVQMSSAAEETSAQAGTVSSAAGMVSQSVQTVAAGADEMGVAIREIATSATQAASVSAQAAQNAQRTNEIVAKLGQSSHEITSVVQTITTIAEQTNLLALNATIEAARAGEMGKGFAVVASEVKDLAQETARATDDITRRIGAIQQDTESAVLAIGEITEVTARINDYAATIAAAVEEEQTATTNEMSRSVGEASASAADIAGNIAGVAEAADAAATGATETQTTAQELARMAEELHQTISVYRV is encoded by the coding sequence ATGGAGTCGATGTCGCGGGGGGCGCCCGGAGACCGGCGCGGTGTGATCGGGTGGCTGAACGACCTGCGGGTCAGTACCAAGATCCTGATGGCCGTGCTGGTGGTCGCCCTGATCGGCACCGGTGTGTCGTCGTTCGCGGTGGTCGAGATGGCGAAGATCAACCACAGCACCGACGTCGTCTACAACGGCAGCCTGCAGTTGGAGACGATCGCCAAGATGCGCAACGCCTTCAACCGGGCCCGGATCAATTCGCTCAACCACTTCCTGTCCGACGACGCTGACGTGAAGGCGGCGGCGGAGAAGTCCCTCACCGCCGACCTCAAGGAGATCGAGGAGGCCGAGACCGCGTACAAGGCCTTCGAGCTCGGGCCGATCCGGGTGGCTGCTCTGGCCGACTTCGACGAGGCCTGGGGGCAGTACGTCGCGGTGCTCGACGACAAGCTGCTGCCGCTGAGCCGGGACGGCGAGGACGCCCGGATCGCGACCGTGCGCGAGACCGAGATCGACCCGCTGGTGGCCCGGGCCCGGGAGGCCATGGACGCGCTCTCCCAGCAGACCATCGTGAAGGCGCACGAGCAGCAGACGGCGGCGGAGAGCGCCTACTCCACCGCTCGCAACCTGGTCATCTCGCTGATCATCGCCGGTCTGGCGATCGGCGCGCTCGCCGCGACCGGCATCGCCCGGCTGATCACCAAGCCGCTGGCGCACTGCGTGAAGGTTCTGATCTCGATCCGCGACGGGGACCTGACCGCCCGTACCGGGCTGAAGACCAAGGACGAGGTCGGCGTGCTGGCACAGGCCCTGGACACCTCCACCGAGGCGGTCGCCGGCATGGTGCGCCAGGTCGCCGAGAACGCCCACCACGTCGCCGCGGCCTCCGAGGAGCTGTCGTCGGTGTCGGTGCAGATGTCCTCGGCTGCCGAGGAGACCTCCGCGCAGGCCGGCACCGTGTCCAGCGCCGCCGGGATGGTGTCGCAGAGCGTGCAGACCGTCGCCGCGGGCGCCGACGAGATGGGCGTGGCGATCCGGGAGATCGCGACCAGCGCCACCCAGGCCGCCTCGGTCTCGGCGCAGGCCGCGCAGAACGCGCAGCGGACCAACGAGATCGTCGCGAAGCTCGGCCAGTCGTCCCACGAGATCACCAGCGTGGTCCAGACGATCACCACGATCGCGGAGCAGACGAACCTGCTCGCGCTCAACGCCACCATCGAGGCGGCCCGCGCCGGCGAGATGGGCAAGGGCTTCGCCGTGGTCGCGTCCGAGGTGAAGGACCTCGCGCAGGAGACCGCCCGGGCCACCGACGACATCACCCGCCGGATCGGCGCCATCCAGCAGGACACCGAGAGCGCGGTCCTGGCGATCGGTGAGATCACCGAGGTGACCGCGCGGATCAACGACTACGCCGCCACCATCGCCGCCGCGGTGGAGGAGGAGCAGACGGCCACCACCAACGAGATGAGCCGCAGCGTCGGCGAGGCCTCCGCCAGCGCCGCCGACATCGCCGGCAACATCGCGGGTGTGGCCGAGGCCGCCGACGCCGCCGCGACCGGCGCGACCGAGACCCAGACGACCGCCCAGGAACTGGCCCGGATGGCGGAGGAGCTGCACCAGACGATCTCCGTCTACCGGGTGTGA